The Candidatus Nitrosymbiomonas proteolyticus genome has a segment encoding these proteins:
- a CDS encoding ATPase AAA has product MQQQVGASVSSEAVVSVKGTPSVQNRVRDLTEAIESVIVGKPETVGMAGLALICGGHVLIEDIPGVGKTTLAKAIARAIGGEFRRIQFTPDLLPSDVTGATVYNQGTGGFEFHPGPIFANVVLVDEINRATPKTQSALLEAMEERQVTTDGVTRDLPNPFFVIATQNTVEMAGTYPLPEAQLDRFFMRLTLGYPETKAEIEILASHQLEHPLESMKGVLTMDDLLELQAAVREVFVHDSVREYIVQIVRATRENPQLLMGASPRGSLHLMRAAQAHAAMSGSEFVRPDDVKAVALSVLSLRVLPRADVRARGTNAEQILMKTLDSVPAPIPSPTA; this is encoded by the coding sequence TTGCAGCAGCAAGTGGGGGCATCGGTTTCGTCGGAAGCGGTGGTGTCAGTGAAAGGGACTCCGTCCGTCCAGAATAGGGTCAGGGACCTCACCGAGGCCATCGAAAGCGTGATCGTCGGCAAACCCGAGACCGTTGGGATGGCGGGCTTGGCTTTGATCTGCGGAGGGCATGTCTTGATCGAAGACATCCCTGGGGTGGGGAAGACCACCCTGGCCAAGGCGATCGCGCGGGCCATCGGAGGTGAGTTTCGTCGCATTCAGTTCACTCCCGACCTGCTGCCTTCGGACGTGACCGGCGCGACTGTTTACAACCAGGGGACGGGCGGCTTCGAGTTCCACCCAGGGCCGATCTTCGCAAACGTGGTCTTAGTCGACGAAATCAATCGCGCCACTCCCAAGACCCAAAGCGCGCTGCTCGAAGCGATGGAGGAGCGGCAGGTCACCACGGATGGCGTTACCCGTGACCTCCCCAACCCGTTTTTTGTGATCGCAACGCAGAACACGGTCGAGATGGCCGGCACCTACCCCTTGCCGGAGGCGCAACTCGACCGGTTCTTCATGCGGTTGACTCTCGGCTACCCAGAAACGAAGGCCGAGATCGAGATCCTCGCCAGCCATCAACTCGAACATCCGCTCGAATCCATGAAAGGGGTTCTGACGATGGACGACCTCTTGGAGTTGCAGGCAGCCGTTCGGGAGGTGTTCGTACATGATTCGGTCCGCGAGTACATCGTCCAAATCGTCCGAGCCACTCGTGAGAACCCTCAACTTCTGATGGGGGCGTCGCCGCGAGGCTCGCTCCACCTGATGCGCGCGGCTCAGGCGCACGCGGCGATGAGCGGATCGGAATTCGTCCGGCCCGATGACGTGAAGGCGGTCGCCCTCAGCGTGCTCTCGCTCAGGGTTCTGCCCCGCGCCGATGTTCGAGCGAGGGGCACGAACGCCGAGCAGATTTTGATGAAAACGTTGGATTCCGTGCCAGCCCCGATCCCCAGTCCCACCGCTTGA
- a CDS encoding glucokinase: protein MAERSIVGVDLGGTNVRARAFSRDGAPLSDLASTSSRATEGLDAVAEAISSVVRACASNLDAAPERIGIAAPGHIDGETGTVRWAPNFGVLVEGVFQNWIDVPLGEAVAARLGAEVVMGNDANLAALGEYRYGTGRNAAKGLVLFTLGTGIGGGVVLSPSCVQGEAKGSLVLVGGNGGGGELGHLVVREGGLDCSAGSYGAVEAYCQRDAIVRRAVYGLQRGRKSSLGEAIGNDLSRVTPKLIAEGADGGDELCQEVLAEVGQVLGVAMGNAINIFAPEVVAVGGQIALAGEWILAPARRAARSVAIPSLFEFATIVQGERIDDAGVLGAAALAMG, encoded by the coding sequence GTGGCAGAGCGCTCGATCGTGGGGGTCGACTTAGGCGGGACTAACGTTCGAGCCCGCGCGTTTTCCCGGGACGGCGCGCCCCTCAGCGATCTCGCCTCGACCTCGTCGCGAGCCACCGAAGGCCTCGATGCTGTCGCCGAAGCGATCTCCTCGGTGGTCAGGGCCTGCGCCTCGAACCTCGACGCCGCGCCGGAGCGGATTGGGATCGCCGCACCGGGCCACATCGATGGCGAAACGGGAACCGTGCGCTGGGCGCCGAACTTCGGCGTTCTGGTTGAAGGCGTTTTCCAGAACTGGATCGACGTTCCGTTGGGTGAGGCCGTAGCGGCTCGACTGGGGGCGGAAGTCGTTATGGGCAACGACGCGAACCTAGCGGCCTTGGGGGAATATCGGTACGGTACGGGAAGGAACGCCGCGAAGGGCCTCGTGCTTTTCACGCTCGGAACCGGCATCGGGGGAGGCGTCGTCCTCTCGCCGTCCTGCGTTCAGGGGGAGGCCAAGGGGTCGCTCGTCTTGGTAGGCGGGAACGGCGGCGGCGGCGAACTCGGGCACTTAGTCGTGCGCGAAGGCGGGCTGGATTGTTCGGCAGGAAGCTACGGCGCGGTCGAGGCCTATTGCCAGCGCGACGCCATCGTTCGCCGGGCGGTCTATGGCTTGCAGCGAGGTCGGAAATCTTCGTTGGGCGAAGCCATAGGAAATGACCTATCGAGGGTGACTCCCAAGTTGATCGCCGAAGGGGCCGATGGTGGCGACGAACTTTGCCAAGAGGTCCTTGCCGAAGTGGGCCAGGTCTTGGGCGTCGCGATGGGGAACGCCATCAACATCTTCGCGCCAGAGGTTGTTGCGGTCGGGGGCCAGATCGCCCTCGCCGGCGAATGGATCCTCGCTCCGGCCCGGCGGGCGGCCCGAAGCGTTGCGATTCCTTCGCTTTTTGAGTTTGCTACGATCGTCCAAGGCGAACGCATCGACGACGCGGGGGTCCTCGGCGCCGCGGCTCTCGCGATGGGATAA
- a CDS encoding pyruvate dehydrogenase complex dihydrolipoamide acetyltransferase — translation MTEVIMPKMGDAMEEGVLVEWLAEDGQKVKSGQVIGTIQTDKATLELESPASGVFGGVLVKAGATVPVGIPIAAILAEGEKLPKNWGKDALTSKEAPSPKEEAAPVQAHSSLAEAPAANASTQRVKASPLAKKIAEELGVPIALVHGTGPGGRIVEQDVRAAASVATPAGTQLPATPSKEDRVVSLNRIRKITADRTAQSKQQVPHFYVGVDVDVESLLDLKDQLDEEGVGKVSVNDFVIRASALALRKMPGVNASFQGDSILEYGAVNIGLAVALEDGLTLPVLHSADSLSIRQIAERSRELALKARENRLTPDELSGSTFSISNMGMLNVDDFSAIINQPNAAILAVSTASRKVVPSDTEEDAVEIRTVMRITGSFDHRVVDGAIGARFMNVLRDHLQNPIRLIV, via the coding sequence ATGACCGAAGTGATCATGCCCAAGATGGGCGACGCGATGGAAGAAGGGGTGCTCGTCGAGTGGTTGGCCGAAGACGGGCAAAAAGTGAAGTCCGGCCAGGTGATCGGCACGATCCAGACGGATAAGGCGACGCTCGAACTCGAATCCCCGGCGTCGGGGGTTTTCGGCGGCGTGCTCGTTAAGGCTGGCGCAACGGTCCCGGTCGGCATTCCCATTGCTGCGATCCTCGCCGAGGGAGAAAAGCTGCCCAAGAACTGGGGCAAGGACGCATTGACTTCTAAGGAGGCGCCTTCGCCCAAGGAGGAGGCCGCCCCGGTTCAGGCGCATTCGAGTCTTGCGGAAGCTCCGGCTGCGAACGCCTCCACGCAGAGAGTCAAGGCCAGCCCGCTTGCAAAGAAGATCGCCGAAGAGCTCGGCGTGCCGATCGCGCTCGTCCATGGGACGGGACCAGGAGGCCGAATCGTCGAGCAGGACGTGCGGGCTGCGGCAAGCGTCGCTACGCCCGCCGGAACCCAGCTACCCGCGACTCCTTCGAAGGAAGATCGAGTGGTGTCGCTCAACCGAATTCGGAAAATCACCGCCGATCGAACCGCCCAGTCGAAGCAGCAAGTTCCCCACTTCTACGTGGGCGTCGACGTCGACGTGGAGAGCCTCCTCGACCTCAAGGACCAGTTGGATGAAGAGGGGGTCGGCAAGGTTTCGGTCAACGACTTCGTGATCCGCGCGTCGGCGCTCGCCCTACGAAAAATGCCTGGGGTGAACGCCAGCTTTCAGGGGGACAGCATTCTGGAATACGGCGCGGTGAACATCGGACTGGCGGTGGCGCTGGAAGACGGACTGACGCTTCCGGTCTTGCACAGCGCGGACTCGCTCTCGATCCGGCAGATCGCCGAACGGTCGCGCGAGCTCGCGCTCAAGGCACGAGAGAACCGGCTCACCCCCGACGAGCTTTCAGGAAGCACGTTTTCGATCTCCAATATGGGCATGCTGAATGTGGACGACTTCTCAGCTATCATCAACCAACCGAACGCAGCGATTCTTGCCGTGTCCACGGCTAGCCGCAAGGTGGTGCCGTCCGATACGGAGGAGGACGCCGTCGAAATCAGGACCGTGATGAGGATCACGGGCTCGTTCGACCATCGAGTCGTCGATGGCGCGATTGGCGCGAGGTTCATGAACGTGCTGCGGGATCACCTGCAGAACCCGATCCGGCTGATCGTCTAG
- a CDS encoding type II secretory pathway, pseudopilin PulG, producing the protein MRLQREAGFTLVEVLLVVAIVALLASLIFPIMTSARSASKRAVCTSQLRQVGMAISMYEETAGGMPLNLDSLTGSGVLRDTRLLSCPSDVLGGYASRFDECQHKPVLNERSYETMLDFVEPYKAKIQKADPNHGVVVCRMHGNKTELYDNGLSNFCDMAWFMFEGTLLRLRKDNSVQVAHLKFRAVRDEEGRRYPTVGVWELYTDVPEPPDEP; encoded by the coding sequence ATGAGGCTCCAACGCGAGGCCGGGTTCACTCTCGTCGAGGTGCTCCTCGTCGTCGCCATCGTCGCCCTCCTGGCTTCCTTGATCTTTCCCATCATGACCTCGGCGAGAAGCGCTTCAAAGCGCGCCGTATGCACGTCCCAACTCCGGCAAGTGGGGATGGCGATCTCGATGTACGAGGAGACCGCCGGCGGCATGCCCCTCAACCTCGATTCGCTCACCGGCAGCGGCGTCTTGCGCGACACCAGGCTGCTGTCGTGTCCTTCCGATGTCCTCGGGGGCTATGCTTCGAGGTTCGACGAGTGCCAACACAAGCCCGTCCTCAACGAACGATCGTATGAAACCATGCTGGACTTCGTCGAGCCCTACAAGGCAAAGATCCAGAAGGCCGACCCTAACCACGGGGTGGTCGTTTGCCGAATGCACGGCAACAAAACCGAGCTTTACGACAACGGGCTATCCAACTTTTGCGACATGGCGTGGTTCATGTTCGAGGGGACCCTCCTCCGACTTCGGAAGGATAACTCCGTGCAGGTCGCGCACCTCAAGTTTCGTGCCGTGCGCGACGAAGAAGGCCGCAGGTACCCGACGGTGGGTGTCTGGGAACTCTATACTGACGTCCCTGAGCCTCCGGACGAACCCTAG
- a CDS encoding glycoside hydrolase family 15, whose product MPRPLVFGNGIFHLCLDAGHRIRDLYFPQCGLPNHLSGHAIRWGFWCEENLSWVGDEGWEVRQRYDPSTLCGLTHLDSSELRIAVEVREAVHPTEPVFVRCLKILNRAEQEREVRLFQHNDLRIAGTEIGDTALFDPVSEALIHYKGAHWFLFGGRSSSGGLFEFATGIKDFGGFEGTWRDAEDGHLSGHPISQGSVDSTFSLAVRLGPNESADLELWIVAGTDLEDVRSRTASLTGASLLEVLAQARSASENLNLAALAQIHALHEEWRLATLQSLQVLRTHLDAGGAVIAANDSDIMKTARAHYSYCWPRDASLTVMALDALGWGDPSERWVRFLASVIQPDRPGLFQKYRPDGKWGASWHTWNETFPHGVPLQLDQTALALVSLCDRLERRAGDERESEAFQTLAKPLAGFLYGFRSPKTGFPLPSYDLWEERLGVHAFTCATVFWALDRASAWALRLGDASSERWAAGASEIRSAVLQGMYDASGGCFLRRLDPDGKPDPTIDASALWLLLVGLVAPHHEFAHSTLQAIEERLWVRTEVGGLARYEDDYYFRVSHDLPGNPWVICTLWLARCHLLFDADDHLARAIDLMKWAQKVAAPTGVLPEQVHPYTGEPLSVSPLAWSHSEWISAALALNEKATFFEGAVETS is encoded by the coding sequence ATGCCTCGCCCGCTCGTCTTCGGAAACGGAATCTTCCACCTCTGCCTGGATGCGGGCCACCGCATCCGCGACCTTTACTTCCCGCAGTGCGGGCTCCCCAACCACCTCTCAGGCCACGCCATCCGGTGGGGGTTTTGGTGCGAGGAGAATCTGAGTTGGGTCGGCGACGAAGGCTGGGAGGTTCGCCAGAGGTACGATCCAAGCACCCTCTGCGGCCTCACCCACTTGGATTCGAGCGAACTTCGAATCGCGGTCGAGGTGCGCGAGGCGGTTCACCCCACCGAGCCCGTGTTCGTCCGCTGCTTGAAGATCCTCAATCGGGCAGAGCAGGAGCGCGAGGTTCGCCTCTTTCAGCACAACGACCTGCGCATCGCGGGGACTGAAATCGGCGACACGGCCCTCTTCGATCCGGTCTCAGAGGCCCTGATTCACTACAAGGGCGCGCACTGGTTCCTCTTTGGCGGGCGATCTTCAAGCGGCGGCCTCTTCGAGTTCGCCACCGGCATCAAGGACTTCGGCGGGTTCGAAGGCACCTGGCGCGACGCGGAAGACGGCCACCTCTCGGGCCACCCCATCAGCCAAGGATCGGTGGACTCCACCTTCTCGCTCGCCGTTCGTTTGGGTCCGAACGAAAGCGCCGACCTCGAGTTGTGGATCGTGGCAGGAACTGACCTTGAAGACGTTCGGAGCAGAACGGCAAGCCTCACTGGGGCGTCGCTCCTGGAGGTGCTTGCCCAAGCCCGATCGGCTTCCGAAAACCTCAACCTCGCCGCCCTTGCCCAAATCCACGCATTGCATGAGGAGTGGAGGCTGGCGACGCTGCAAAGCCTTCAGGTTCTGAGGACGCACCTCGATGCCGGGGGCGCGGTGATCGCGGCCAACGACTCCGACATCATGAAGACCGCGAGGGCGCATTACAGCTACTGCTGGCCCAGAGACGCCTCGCTTACGGTCATGGCGCTGGACGCGCTGGGCTGGGGCGATCCCTCGGAGCGGTGGGTGCGGTTCCTCGCTTCGGTGATACAGCCTGATCGGCCGGGGCTGTTTCAGAAGTACCGCCCTGATGGAAAGTGGGGCGCGTCGTGGCACACTTGGAACGAGACATTTCCGCACGGCGTACCGCTGCAACTCGATCAAACTGCCCTCGCGCTGGTGAGCCTGTGTGACCGGTTGGAACGGCGAGCCGGTGACGAACGGGAGTCCGAGGCCTTCCAAACCCTCGCCAAGCCGCTAGCGGGATTTCTCTACGGCTTTCGGTCGCCCAAGACCGGATTCCCCTTGCCCAGCTACGATCTCTGGGAAGAGCGGTTGGGAGTCCATGCGTTTACATGCGCGACCGTTTTCTGGGCGCTCGACCGAGCCTCCGCGTGGGCACTTCGGTTGGGCGATGCTTCCTCGGAGAGGTGGGCGGCCGGGGCGAGCGAAATTCGCTCTGCGGTTTTGCAGGGGATGTACGACGCCTCCGGCGGCTGTTTTCTTCGGCGGCTCGACCCCGACGGAAAGCCAGACCCCACGATCGACGCATCGGCGCTGTGGCTGCTCTTGGTGGGGTTGGTGGCTCCCCATCACGAATTCGCGCATTCGACTCTCCAAGCCATCGAAGAGCGGCTCTGGGTTCGAACCGAGGTCGGCGGACTCGCTCGGTACGAGGATGACTACTACTTCCGGGTCAGCCACGACCTTCCCGGCAACCCTTGGGTGATCTGCACGCTCTGGCTCGCAAGGTGCCACCTGCTGTTCGACGCGGACGATCACCTCGCAAGAGCGATCGATCTGATGAAGTGGGCGCAGAAGGTCGCCGCCCCCACCGGGGTCTTGCCCGAGCAGGTTCACCCCTACACCGGCGAGCCGCTCAGCGTCAGCCCCTTGGCTTGGTCGCATTCCGAGTGGATATCCGCGGCGCTCGCGCTGAACGAGAAAGCGACTTTTTTTGAAGGCGCCGTCGAGACATCTTAG
- a CDS encoding capsule biosynthesis protein capA → MLVAAAAALLQPTWTLLLGGDVMLNGIDPASRPLQYMAAHTRTADLSIVNLEIPLTSAQTATSRKTPAQLKAKTQFVLKAHPHHIGSLWGAGIDAVTLGNNHAMDYGPAGLAEMTGLLTGRSIAFAGAGVNAVAASSPASLSVRGMRVALISMLAFKTQTALHTCWPATDEEPGIATLYLAGVIAESAKERVRQVVSAAKKEADFLIVALHWGVEKKSVPDSYQVSLGRAFIEAGADLVVGHHPHVLQGGEVYSGRPILYSLGNLVSPRPGSTALFQLTFQGTDLRSVAVLPCEIREGKVKPLPDPRNQRALSSFRQLGETLRKRFPSKNSAALEVEILKGPS, encoded by the coding sequence ATGCTCGTTGCTGCCGCCGCTGCCCTACTCCAGCCCACTTGGACGCTGCTCCTCGGCGGCGATGTGATGCTCAACGGAATCGACCCGGCCTCACGGCCCCTGCAATACATGGCGGCGCACACTCGGACGGCGGACCTTTCCATTGTCAACCTGGAGATTCCCCTGACTTCCGCTCAGACCGCTACGTCACGAAAGACCCCGGCGCAGCTCAAGGCCAAGACTCAGTTCGTGCTGAAAGCCCATCCCCACCACATCGGATCGCTTTGGGGAGCGGGGATCGACGCAGTTACCCTGGGCAACAACCACGCGATGGATTACGGCCCCGCCGGGCTGGCTGAAATGACCGGACTCCTGACGGGGAGGTCGATCGCCTTCGCCGGAGCGGGCGTCAACGCCGTTGCGGCCTCGTCTCCAGCTTCGCTCAGCGTTCGAGGGATGCGGGTCGCCCTCATCTCGATGCTCGCCTTCAAGACCCAGACCGCCCTCCATACCTGCTGGCCAGCGACCGACGAGGAGCCTGGAATCGCTACCCTTTACCTAGCCGGGGTGATCGCCGAGAGTGCGAAGGAGCGCGTGCGGCAGGTGGTGAGCGCGGCGAAAAAGGAGGCGGACTTTCTGATCGTGGCGTTACATTGGGGCGTTGAAAAGAAGAGCGTGCCCGACAGTTATCAGGTGAGCCTTGGGCGGGCGTTCATCGAAGCGGGCGCGGACCTGGTCGTGGGCCACCACCCCCACGTCCTTCAAGGGGGAGAGGTTTACTCGGGACGGCCGATCCTCTACTCCTTGGGGAACCTGGTTTCTCCAAGGCCAGGAAGCACGGCGCTCTTCCAACTCACGTTTCAAGGAACCGATTTGAGATCCGTCGCCGTGCTGCCCTGTGAGATTCGAGAGGGAAAGGTCAAGCCTCTTCCGGACCCCCGAAATCAGCGGGCTCTTTCGAGCTTTCGTCAGTTGGGGGAGACGCTTCGCAAGCGGTTTCCCTCCAAGAACTCGGCGGCGCTCGAAGTGGAGATATTGAAAGGACCCTCTTAG
- a CDS encoding putrescine--2-oxoglutarate aminotransferase — MNPDALAQRVHEDYARFLNPWLGKLMAFAGFGVEASASGCVITDHEGREFIDCLGGYGVFSLGHRHPKVVEAVKKQLDLMPLSGKAFFSEPQSVLARKLAEIAPGDLQYTFFSNSGTEAAEAALKFSKAATGRAKVVSTVGGYHGKTIGSLSATGREKYRTSFEPLMPGVEFIAYGDAQAATEAIDESTACMIVEPIQGEGGIVVPPAGYLRDLQSICRKKGALLVFDEVQSGLGRTGKMFGCEHDGVAPDLMTLAKSLGGGVMPIGATMGTEEVWEKVFSKNPLLHTSTFGGNPVACAAGIAALEVIEEEGLCEAAQVQGAKLKAGLESVRRSHPDWITEVRGIGLMLGVEFSMDEVGELTVAQMMKRGVCAAYTLNNPRVIRFEPPLIIQDSMIEQAVEAFGGAVNETVEMLAALVS, encoded by the coding sequence ATGAACCCTGACGCATTGGCTCAGCGCGTACACGAGGATTACGCTCGCTTTCTCAATCCGTGGCTCGGCAAGCTTATGGCGTTCGCGGGCTTTGGCGTCGAAGCCTCAGCTAGCGGATGCGTCATCACCGATCACGAAGGGCGTGAGTTCATCGACTGCCTGGGCGGATACGGGGTCTTCTCGTTGGGGCATCGGCACCCGAAGGTGGTCGAAGCCGTCAAGAAGCAGCTCGACCTCATGCCGCTCAGCGGCAAGGCCTTTTTCAGCGAACCGCAATCGGTGTTGGCGCGCAAGCTAGCGGAGATCGCGCCGGGAGACCTCCAGTACACCTTCTTTTCGAACTCAGGCACCGAAGCCGCCGAAGCCGCGCTGAAGTTCTCCAAGGCCGCCACTGGGCGGGCGAAAGTCGTCAGCACTGTGGGCGGCTATCACGGGAAGACCATTGGATCGCTTTCGGCGACGGGCCGTGAGAAGTACCGCACCTCGTTCGAGCCGCTGATGCCGGGAGTCGAGTTCATCGCTTATGGCGACGCTCAAGCAGCGACGGAGGCCATCGACGAGTCCACAGCCTGCATGATCGTCGAGCCGATTCAAGGCGAAGGGGGCATCGTCGTTCCGCCCGCCGGATACCTAAGAGACCTTCAGTCCATTTGCCGCAAGAAGGGCGCCCTGCTCGTGTTCGACGAAGTTCAGTCGGGGCTGGGGCGGACCGGCAAGATGTTCGGGTGTGAGCATGACGGGGTCGCTCCCGACCTGATGACCCTTGCGAAATCGCTGGGGGGCGGCGTGATGCCGATTGGCGCAACGATGGGCACGGAAGAAGTTTGGGAAAAGGTGTTCTCGAAGAATCCGCTCCTGCACACGAGCACGTTCGGCGGGAATCCGGTTGCGTGCGCAGCAGGGATTGCGGCGCTCGAAGTCATTGAAGAAGAAGGGCTGTGCGAAGCGGCGCAGGTGCAGGGGGCAAAGCTGAAGGCCGGACTCGAATCGGTTCGGCGGTCGCACCCGGACTGGATCACCGAAGTACGGGGCATCGGGCTCATGCTGGGGGTCGAGTTCTCAATGGACGAGGTAGGCGAACTCACGGTCGCGCAGATGATGAAGCGGGGAGTCTGCGCCGCCTATACGCTGAA